The DNA window GCGCCGAGCTCGGCACCACGATCGCCGTCCGCGACATGGTCTACCTGGCCCTGTCGTACGACCACCGGATCGTGGACGGCGCCGACGCCGCCCGCTTCCTGAGCACGGTCAAGGCCCGTCTGGAGGAGGGCGCGTTCGAGGGCGACCTCGGGCTGTAGCCTCCCGCCGCACGGCGCACTGCGCCCCGGTCCGCTCCGGCGGGCCGGGGCGCATCCGTTTGCCGGTGCGCCGTGGATACCGCATGCGTGCGGGCGCCGGGGCGTGGATGCTGGTGCCGTGATGTACGAGACGGAGTTCTGGCAGCTGATCGACGAGACCCGGGAGGCCGCCGACGGCGACCCGGACGAGCACGCCGATCTGCTGGTGGACCGGCTCGCCGGGCTGACGCCGGACGATGTGGTGGACTTCGCCCGGCTCTTCGAGGTGCGCTTCCGGCGGGCCTACCGCTGGGACCTGTGGGGTGCCGCGTATCTGCTGCTCGGCGGGGCCTCCGACGACTCCTTCGACTTCTTCCGGTGCTGGCTGATCGGCCGTGGCCGGGAGGTCTTCGAGGGGGCGCTGCACGACCCGGACAACCTCGCCGAGCTGGTACCGGACTTCGACGAGGAGGAGGACGGCGACGCCGAGGACCTCGGGTACGCCGCCGACGAGGCCTATGAGCAGCTCACCGGGCAGTCGCTGCCGGATCTGGACGTGCCCGAGCCCGACGAGCCGGAGGGCCGGGCCCTGGACTTCGAGGACAATGCGGTGATGGCGGACCGGTTCCCCCGGCTCTGGGACCGCTACGGCGGCTGACCCGGCTCAGCCCGCGACCAGGCTGCGGCCCATCAGCACATCGTCCACATACCGGCCGTCCAGCAGGAACTCCCCCGGCAGCACCCCTTCCACCGCGAAGCCGCACCGCTCGTACAGCGCCCGGGCCGGGGCGTTGTGTCCCAGCACCCGCAGGGTCAGCCGGGTGGCGCCCTCCTCGCGGGCCCAGCCGCAGGCCGCCTCGACCAGAGCCCGTCCGACGCCCCGCCCGCGCACCTCGTCGTCGACGGTCAGGCCCTGGATCTGCCGGACATGGGCATTGCAGGCCAGCGAGGTCGACGGCACCACCCTGATGTAGCCGACGGCCCGCCCGCCCAGCTCGGCGACCCGGTACCGGTCCGGGCGGTGCCGCTCGTCGAAGAACGGCGTGCCCGGCTCCGGCCGGGGAATCACAAAGGCCAGCCGGGACCAGCAGCGGCGGTCCAGCTCCGCGAGGGGGCCGTCGTCAGCAGCAGCGGCTGGTCGGATGATCAGGTCGTCTCCAGGCATGCGGATCACTCTAGGGCCGTCCCCGCGTGCCCTCATCCGGATATCCGCCCGGCTGGAAGGATGGGCGCATGCGCATCGCTGTCACCGGTTCGTCCGGGCTCATCGGCTCCGCCCTCGTCCGCTCGCTGCTGGCCGACGGCCACCAGGTGGTGCGGCTGGTACGCCACCGTCCGGAGGGGGCCGGGGCGCGGGCGGACGGGTCCACGGAGAGCTACTGGGACCCCCGGCGGCAGCAGGTGGACACCGCCGGGCTGATCGGGGTGGAGGCGGTGGTGCACCTGGCCGGGGCCGGGGTCGGCGACCACCGCTGGACGGACGCCTACAAGCGGGAGATCCGGGAGAGCCGGGTGCTGGGCACCGCCGCGCTCGCCGAGGCCCTGGCCGGACTGGACAGCAAGCCCTCGGTGCTGGTCTCCGGCTCGGCGATCGGCTTCTACGGGCAGACCGGCGACCGCGTGATCGACGAGACCGCCGTGCCGGGCGACGACTTCCTCTCCCGGGTGTGCCAGGAGTGGGAGGACGCGGCGCAGCCGGCGGCCGACGCCGGGATCAGGGTGGTGCACCCACGGACCGGCCTGGTGGTGGCCTCCGGCGGCGGGGCGTGGGGGCGGATGTTCCCGCTCTTCCGGCTCGGTCTGGGGGGCCGGCTGGGGTCCGGGCGGCAGTACTGGTCGTTTGTCTCGCTGCGGGACGAGGTCGCGGCGCTGCGCTTCCTGGTGGACGGCGAGCTGAGCGGGCCGGTGAACCTGACCGCCCCCGAGCCGGTCACCAACCGGGAGGTCACCGCCGCCATGGGGCGGGTGCTGCGGCGGCCGACGCCGTTCCCGGTGCCGGAGGCGGCGCTGCGGGCGGTGCTCGGCGAGTTCGCCGTGGAGGTGGTGGGCAGCCATCGGGTGGTGCCGTCCAGGCTGCTGGAGGCGGGATTCCGGTTCACCGATCCGACCATCGACCAGGCGGTCGCGGCAGCGCTCTGAGAGCCGCCCTGCCCGGGGCCCGGCAGCGCGCTGCCCAGCACCGAAACCGGCCTTCTCCTCCCCTGTCCGGCCCGCCCGGGCCGTCCGTACAGCCCCACCGCCCCCACCCGACGCGGCCCCGCCCCGGCGGTGCCGCGTGCCGTGTGCGCCCGGTCACCGTCGGTGTCCGGGGTGGGCGCGGGCAGGACCGGCGGCCACAGCAGGTGACCGGAATCGGGCCCTTCACCGGAAATCCTCCGCCGGTACGGAACAAGGCCGGAAGTCCTTGTCTGGTACGGCAGGTGATGGGGCATCACTTGTGCGGACCGCATCCTGGCCGCCCGGCCCGAGGGGCTTCGGGCGCCATGGAGCAGGGAGGGAGCGCCCCGTGCCCGCACACGACCTCGCCCACCGCAGCAGCGGCCGCACCACCGACCCCGATGTCGTGGTCGTGGGCGCCGGACCGGCCGGACTGGCCGCCGCCCGCCATCTCAGCGCCGCCGGGCTGAGAGTGACGGTACTGGAGTCCGCGCAGCGGGTCGGCGGCCGGATGGCCACCGTGGAGCTGGACGGATTCCGGCTGGACCACGGCAGCCACCTGCTGAACACCTCGTACCCGGAGCTCTCCCGGGTGCTGGACCTGGACCGCCTGGACCTGCGCCCGCTGGCGCCCGGGGTGCTGGTGCACTCAGGGGGCCGCCGGTACCGGGTCGGCGACCTGCGCCGCCCGGTGGCCCGGCTGGCGGCGGACCGGGCGCCGATCGGCAGCCCGCTGGACAAGGCCCGGCTGGGCACCGCGCTGGCCCGGCTGGCGGCGACCCCCACCGACCGGCTGCTGACCCGGCCGGAGCTGACCGCCTCGCAGGCGCTGGCCGCGCGCGGCCTCTCCGCCCGGGTGGTGGACGGCTTTCTGCGTCCGCTGCTGAGTGCCCTGCTCTGCGACCCGGAGCTGTCCACCAGCAGCCGCTGCTCCGACCTGGTGCTGCGGGCCTATGCGCGGGGGCGGCTCTGTCTGCCCTCGGCGGGCATCGCCGCGGTACCGCAGCAGTTGGCGGAGGGGCTGCCGCCGGGCACGGTCCGGCTGGGGGTGGAGGCGGTGGCGGTCTCGGCGGACGGGGTGGACACCCTGCGGCACGGGCGGGTCCACGGCCGCTGTGTGGTGCTGGCCACCGACGCGGCGTCCGCCGCCCGGCTGCTGCCCGGCCTGCATCTGCCGGGGTTCCACCCGGTGACCACCTACTACCACGCCGCCCCGGAGGCGCCGCTCGCCGAGCCGCTGCTGCTGCTGGACGCGGACCGGAGCAGCCCGGTGTCCCACTCCCTGGTGCTCAGCCGGGTGCACCCCTCGTACGCCCCGCCGGGCCGCTCGCTGGTCGCCACCACGGTGCTGGGTCGGCGGACCTTCGACGGGGGCGGCCCGGCGGCCCTGGAGCCGCTGGTCCGGCGGCGGCTGGCCGAGCTGTACGGGACCTCGACGGCCGCCTGGTCGTTTCTGACGGCACGTCATGTGGAGCATGCGGTACCGGCAATGCCGCCGCCGCACCACTTCCACCGCCCGGTGCGGGTGATCGGCGGACTCTATGTCTGCGGCGACCACCGGGACACCAGCTCCGTCCAGGGCGCACTGGTCTCCGGCCGCCGCGCCGCCCAGCAGATCATCCGCGACCTGGGAGTACGCGCCCCGGTCCCGGCCGCCGAAGCCGCCTGACCGCCGACTCCGGGCCGGGCCCCACGGAGGCGGCGTAGTGGGACGGCCGGGGCGGGCCGGAGCCGCTCCGGCCCTCGGCCTGCCCGCCGCCTCCGGCCCACCACCCCGGTGGCCGGAGGCGGCGGGCGGTCAGACGATCCCGGCCGCGCGGGCGGCCTCCTCGAAGGCCCGTACCACGGTGCTGCCCCGGTACGGGGAGAGCCGCCGGTGGAAGTCCCGCAGGTACTCCACCGCGCGGACCGAGCGCATCTCGGCCGCCGCCCGCAGCGCCTCGGTGGCCACCGCGCACGCCTCGTCCACGTCGCCCATGCCCAGCCGGGCGGTGGCCAGCACGCTGCGGGAGAAGACCCGGCTGCGGGCGTAGCCCGGCGACCGCAGCCGGAGCGACTTCTCGGCGTGCTGGGCGCAGAGCCGCCACTGCTGGAGGTCCCGGTAGCAGAGCGCGAACTCGGCGGCGAGCTGGGCCTCGTCGAAGGAGCGCGCCCAGGAGGGCTGCTCGTCGCCCGGCCGGACGGCTTGGAGGCACCGCTCGGCCCGGACCAGCGCGCCGGTGCAGGAGCGGCTGTCGCCGAGCACGCCGTGCCCGCGCGCCTCGGAGGCGTGCATCAGCGCCTGCACGCCGGTGGGCGCGGCGGTGCCCACCCCCTGCTGGGCGACCCGGGCCAGCTGCACCGCCTCCCGGCCGTGGCCCAGGTGGACGGCCTGGCGGCTCATGGTGACCAGCACGAACCCCCCGTACACCCGGTCGCTGGCGGCCTGCGAGAGCCGCAGGGCCTGCACGAAGTAGCGCTGGGCCAGGCCGTGCGCGGCGATGTCGAAGGAGGTCCAGCCGGCCAGCCGGGTGAGGTCGGCGACCGCTCCGAACAGGGCCCGGCCGACGGACTCCCCGTAGCGCCCGCGCAGCATCGGCTCGGCCTCGCTCTCCAGGTAGCGCACCAGCGCCTGGCGGGCGTGGCCGCCGCCGTAGGCGTGGTCCAGGGCGCGGAAGAGGTCCCCGACGGCGCGGACGGCGGCGATGTCGCCGCGCCCCACCCGCAGGGTGCCGCGGCCTTCCCGCTGCGGGTGCGGGGCGGGGCGCTCGGCGTCCGCCCTGATGCCCGCCCGGCCTGCGGCGGGGCCGCCGGGCCGGCGGCCCTGGAGCGGCACCCGGCCGCCGGGGCCCAGCTGCCGGGCGGGGGTGCGCAGCCCGGCGGCGGGGGCCCGGGCGGGCTGCGCGGCCGGGTCCTGCGGGTCTTCCCGGGCGACCCGCTCGTCGGTGCGGCCGATCAGCCAGTCGCGGCTGGGCACCACCAGGCCGGCCGGGGTGAAGGCGATCCGGCGCAGTTCGGCGTGCGGGCCGGTGTCCTTGCGCCACATGCTGCTGACGATGTCCACCGCCTCGGTCGGCGTCTCGGCGAACTCCAGGCCGGCGTAGACGGGCGCGCAGGCGTCCAGTCCGAGGTCCTGGGCGCCCAGTCGGCGTCCCAGTCGGCGGGTGAAGACCTCGGCGATCAGCGCCGGGGTGGCGCCGCGCGGCTGCTGGCCGCGCAGCCAGCGGGTGACGGAGGTCTTGTCATACCGCAGGTCGAGCCCGTGTTCGAGGCCGAGCTGGTCCACCCGGCGGGCCAGTCCGGCGTGCGAGAAGCCCGCCTCCTCGATGAGCGCGGCCAGGCGCTGGTTGTGGGACCGGTCCGCCGAGCGCGGTGGGCCGGTGGTACCGGGGCGCGGCTCGGCTGCCGGCGGCCGGTCGGTTCGGGGCGCGAAGGCCGGTCGGTCGGTTGCGGGCCGTTGGGACATGTGCGTCAACACCTTCCGAGCGCCGCGACGGCACGTGATCGTCCCCCGGTGCTACGTGCGGCGCCCCCTGTCGGGAATCGGCGTGAATGTAGCGAGCATTGAGGGGCTGTGGCCGGTCCCGTCCGAGCAATCCTCCGAACGGGTGACACGGGTGGACTCGATCTGACGAAGGCTGGGCTGTCGGGGTTTGCGCCGTGGTAGCACTTCCGTGCTGCTCCGGGCCGTACCGTCCGCCGCCCCACGGCGCCCCGCACATGGCCACCGCCCCCACATCCGTCGGGGACTTCGTGGTGTCCGGCCACATGGGAGCGGCCCTCCGGCCTTCCTAGCGTTTGCGGCCATGGACACCTCTTCTGCCCCGCTGCCCGACGGGCCCGCCCCCGGCTCCCGGCCGCTGGCCGGCCGCACCGCCCTGGTCACCGGAGCCGCCTCCGGCATCGGCCGGGCCTGCGCGGCGGCCTTCGCCGCCGCCGGCGCCCGGGTGTATGTCGTCGACATGGCGGCGGAGGCGGCCGAGGCGGTCGCCGAGGAGACCGGCGGCATCGCCCTGGTCGTCGACCTGTCGGACCCGGCGGCGGTGGACGGCCTCCCGGACGACGCGGACATCGTGGTCAACAACGCCGGGCTCCAGCATGTGGCGCCGGTGCACGAGTTCCCGCCGGACCGCTTCACGCTGATCCAGCGGGTGATGGTGGAGGCGCCGTTCCGCATCCTGCGCCGCACCCTGCCGCAGATGTACGCCCGGGGGTGGGGACGGGTCGTCAACATCTCCTCCGTGCACGGTCTGCGGGCCAGCCCGTACAAGTCCGCCTATGTCACCGCCAAGCACGCCCTGGAGGGGCTGTCCAAGACGGTGGCGCTGGAGGGCGCCGCGCACGGGGTGACCAGCAACTGCATCAACCCCGGCTATGTCCGCACCCCGCTGGTGGAGAACCAGGTCGCGGCGCAGGCGGTGGCGCACGGCATCGGCGAGGACGAGGTGGTGCGGCGGATCATGCTGGACCGCACCGCCATCAAGCGGCTGATCGAGCCCGCCGAGGTCGCCGAGGCCGCCCTGTGGCTCTGCTCCCCGCACGCCTCGTACATCACCGGCAGCAGCCTCCCGCTGGACGGCGGCTGGACCGCCCACTGAGCCCTACCCCCTGAGCAGTGCCCGCCGGCCCCGGCCGCCCCGAGGGCGAGGCCGGGGCGGCCGGGGCCGGCGCGGCGCACCCCTCCGCCCGTCGGCCCCTCCCCTTCCACCCGCCCCACCTGGCACGATGTCCGCACCATGACCGACGCCGCCCCTGTGAGCAGCGCAGCCCCCGCCCTGCGGCGGCTGCTGGCACTCCTCGCCTCCGGAGCCCCCGCCGAGGACTTCGCCGATGTGTCCGCCGACGAACGCCGTGCGGGTGCGCCGGATGCCGTAGTGGCGGAGGTCGCCGACGCCACCCGGCTCGCCCTGCGGGTACGCCGCACCCTGGACCAGCACCGGCGCCGCGAGGCCGAGCTGACCGCCCTCTTCGACACCGCCGGGGACCTCGCCGCCTCCCGCGACCTGGACGCGGTGCTCCAGGCGATCGTGCGCCGCGCCCGGCTGCTGCTGGGCACCGACACCGCCTATCTGACGCTCCCCGACGAGGAGGCCGGGGACACCTATATGCGGGTCACCGACGGGTCGGTCTCCGCGCTCTTCCAGACCCTGCGGCTCAGCCTCGGCGACGGCCTGGGCGGCCTGGTCGCACAGACCGCCCGCCCGTATGCCACCCCCGACTAC is part of the Peterkaempfera bronchialis genome and encodes:
- a CDS encoding GNAT family N-acetyltransferase; the protein is MPGDDLIIRPAAAADDGPLAELDRRCWSRLAFVIPRPEPGTPFFDERHRPDRYRVAELGGRAVGYIRVVPSTSLACNAHVRQIQGLTVDDEVRGRGVGRALVEAACGWAREEGATRLTLRVLGHNAPARALYERCGFAVEGVLPGEFLLDGRYVDDVLMGRSLVAG
- a CDS encoding 3-hydroxybutyrate dehydrogenase, which translates into the protein MDTSSAPLPDGPAPGSRPLAGRTALVTGAASGIGRACAAAFAAAGARVYVVDMAAEAAEAVAEETGGIALVVDLSDPAAVDGLPDDADIVVNNAGLQHVAPVHEFPPDRFTLIQRVMVEAPFRILRRTLPQMYARGWGRVVNISSVHGLRASPYKSAYVTAKHALEGLSKTVALEGAAHGVTSNCINPGYVRTPLVENQVAAQAVAHGIGEDEVVRRIMLDRTAIKRLIEPAEVAEAALWLCSPHASYITGSSLPLDGGWTAH
- a CDS encoding NAD(P)/FAD-dependent oxidoreductase, coding for MPAHDLAHRSSGRTTDPDVVVVGAGPAGLAAARHLSAAGLRVTVLESAQRVGGRMATVELDGFRLDHGSHLLNTSYPELSRVLDLDRLDLRPLAPGVLVHSGGRRYRVGDLRRPVARLAADRAPIGSPLDKARLGTALARLAATPTDRLLTRPELTASQALAARGLSARVVDGFLRPLLSALLCDPELSTSSRCSDLVLRAYARGRLCLPSAGIAAVPQQLAEGLPPGTVRLGVEAVAVSADGVDTLRHGRVHGRCVVLATDAASAARLLPGLHLPGFHPVTTYYHAAPEAPLAEPLLLLDADRSSPVSHSLVLSRVHPSYAPPGRSLVATTVLGRRTFDGGGPAALEPLVRRRLAELYGTSTAAWSFLTARHVEHAVPAMPPPHHFHRPVRVIGGLYVCGDHRDTSSVQGALVSGRRAAQQIIRDLGVRAPVPAAEAA
- a CDS encoding TIGR01777 family oxidoreductase, with translation MRIAVTGSSGLIGSALVRSLLADGHQVVRLVRHRPEGAGARADGSTESYWDPRRQQVDTAGLIGVEAVVHLAGAGVGDHRWTDAYKREIRESRVLGTAALAEALAGLDSKPSVLVSGSAIGFYGQTGDRVIDETAVPGDDFLSRVCQEWEDAAQPAADAGIRVVHPRTGLVVASGGGAWGRMFPLFRLGLGGRLGSGRQYWSFVSLRDEVAALRFLVDGELSGPVNLTAPEPVTNREVTAAMGRVLRRPTPFPVPEAALRAVLGEFAVEVVGSHRVVPSRLLEAGFRFTDPTIDQAVAAAL
- a CDS encoding regulator gives rise to the protein MSQRPATDRPAFAPRTDRPPAAEPRPGTTGPPRSADRSHNQRLAALIEEAGFSHAGLARRVDQLGLEHGLDLRYDKTSVTRWLRGQQPRGATPALIAEVFTRRLGRRLGAQDLGLDACAPVYAGLEFAETPTEAVDIVSSMWRKDTGPHAELRRIAFTPAGLVVPSRDWLIGRTDERVAREDPQDPAAQPARAPAAGLRTPARQLGPGGRVPLQGRRPGGPAAGRAGIRADAERPAPHPQREGRGTLRVGRGDIAAVRAVGDLFRALDHAYGGGHARQALVRYLESEAEPMLRGRYGESVGRALFGAVADLTRLAGWTSFDIAAHGLAQRYFVQALRLSQAASDRVYGGFVLVTMSRQAVHLGHGREAVQLARVAQQGVGTAAPTGVQALMHASEARGHGVLGDSRSCTGALVRAERCLQAVRPGDEQPSWARSFDEAQLAAEFALCYRDLQQWRLCAQHAEKSLRLRSPGYARSRVFSRSVLATARLGMGDVDEACAVATEALRAAAEMRSVRAVEYLRDFHRRLSPYRGSTVVRAFEEAARAAGIV
- a CDS encoding DUF4240 domain-containing protein, with product MYETEFWQLIDETREAADGDPDEHADLLVDRLAGLTPDDVVDFARLFEVRFRRAYRWDLWGAAYLLLGGASDDSFDFFRCWLIGRGREVFEGALHDPDNLAELVPDFDEEEDGDAEDLGYAADEAYEQLTGQSLPDLDVPEPDEPEGRALDFEDNAVMADRFPRLWDRYGG